CTCGCTCAGCGATAAACAGCAGTTTTCCGACCCCGACGGGCGCGCCAAACGGCTGGGCATCTCCTCGGCCCAGTGGTCGCTGTTCGGGCAGGTCTGGCCCGCCGGACAGCTGCTCGCCAATGCGATGGCGACTTTCGATATCGAGGGCAAGCGCATCCTGGAGGTCGGCTGTGGCCTGGGGCTGGCAAGCCTGGTGCTGCAGCGGCGCGGCGCGGACGTGATCGCCAGCGACATGCACCCTCTGGCTGAGCCCTTCCTGGCCTACAACAGCGCACTCAACGACCTGCCCAGCGTGCCCTACCGCAAGCTCCAGTGGGGTGTGCCACTGCCCACGCTGGGACGCTTCGACCTGCTCATAGGAGCGGATGTCCTCTACGAACGGCCGCACGCGGAACTGATTGCCGCGCTGGTCGGAAGGCACGCGCTGCCCGAGGCCGAGTTGTTGTTCTGCGACCCGGGCCGGGGCCACAGCGGCGCGTTCACCCGGGCCCTGGCATTGCAGGGCTTTGAGGTCAGCGAATCCCGCGGCGCGCTGGACGAGGATGAGCCCGAGACCTTGCGCGGTCGACTGCTCCACTACCGGCGCCGCGCAGCAGACGGTCCGCAATGATGTCGGAGGCCACGGATTTGCCGGACATCGACCGCTCGATAAGCTGCCAGCGATGCGACGCGGTGTGTTGCCGACAAACCGTCCTGGTCATGCCGGAGGACACCGCCGTCCCCCGCCACATGATCGCGCGTACGCCGCACGGCCTGCACGTCATGGCCCACGACGAGGACGGCTGGTGCGTGGCCGTGGACCCGACGCGCATGAACTGCACCATCTACGACCAGCGGCCGGGAATCTGCCGCGCGTTCCGGATGGGGAGCCCGGATTGCCGCAGCGTTCGCGATGCCTACTCGCGTCTCTACGACGAAGCCGCGCCGCCGGCGGAGTAAGCCGTCCCCGAAGTGATCAGCCGCGGGCGGTCTCCAGCGCTGCTGAGAGGTCCGCCCACAGGTCATTGACATGCTCGATGCCGGCCGACACCCGCAGCAGGCCGGCGGTGATGCCGGTCGCCTGGCGCGTCGCCTCATCAAGTACGCGGTGGGTCAGCCCGGCCGGGTGCTGGATCAGACTGTCCACCGAGCCCAGGCTGACCGCCGGGGTCAGCAGGCGCACGGCCTTCATGACGGTCGATGCGGCGGCGTGCCCGCCGTGCAAATCAAAGGCGAGCAAGGCGCCCGGCCCGCGCATCTGCGTGGCGGCGAGGTGATCGTTGGCGACCGTCCCCATTCCCGGATAGAACACCGTTGCCACCGCAGAGTGTTCGGCCAGCCGCTGTGCCAAGACCCCGGCGTTGTGCTGGGCGCGCTCGACGCGCAGCGCCAGCGTCGGCAATCCGCGATGCAGGAGATAGGCTCCCAGCGGGTGTAGCAACGCGCCGGTAACGGCACGGATCTGACGCAGCGGCTTGGCGTTTTCCTCGCTGCAGCACACCACCCCGGCAATCACATCGCCGTG
This genomic interval from Lysobacter ciconiae contains the following:
- a CDS encoding class I SAM-dependent methyltransferase, translating into MPGYLTRQQRIRLGDLDYTIRSLSDKQQFSDPDGRAKRLGISSAQWSLFGQVWPAGQLLANAMATFDIEGKRILEVGCGLGLASLVLQRRGADVIASDMHPLAEPFLAYNSALNDLPSVPYRKLQWGVPLPTLGRFDLLIGADVLYERPHAELIAALVGRHALPEAELLFCDPGRGHSGAFTRALALQGFEVSESRGALDEDEPETLRGRLLHYRRRAADGPQ
- a CDS encoding YkgJ family cysteine cluster protein translates to MMSEATDLPDIDRSISCQRCDAVCCRQTVLVMPEDTAVPRHMIARTPHGLHVMAHDEDGWCVAVDPTRMNCTIYDQRPGICRAFRMGSPDCRSVRDAYSRLYDEAAPPAE